In a genomic window of Sulfurisphaera tokodaii str. 7:
- a CDS encoding putative integrase, with translation METVNGEVKETYVGPLIDMVGTYLKLKN, from the coding sequence TTGGAAACGGTGAACGGTGAGGTAAAGGAAACTTATGTGGGTCCTTTAATTGACATGGTCGGAACTTACCTAAAATTGAAAAATTGA
- a CDS encoding endonuclease III domain-containing protein has translation MRRAHTDEMKTSLRADKIIQKLIQEFEKNKELLRQAGWIVSDVNSFEWWDGLKTADEILISSILVQMTKWEIVKKVIERLRQIGLNKLDKLANLSEEEIEELIKGVNFYKTKAKRLKKLATIVKEKGLENIVKNEKTLKEIEGIGDETAESLQLFVANLPVFPRSEYASRILSRILGEKISKKEAKILAESYLKDDVYKLKLFHAGIVTIGKIFCLSKPKCNSCIFKDLCAYYKHVVKS, from the coding sequence ATGAGACGAGCGCACACTGATGAGATGAAGACGTCACTGCGTGCTGATAAGATAATTCAAAAACTTATCCAAGAATTTGAGAAGAATAAAGAGCTCTTAAGACAAGCTGGGTGGATTGTAAGTGATGTAAATTCGTTTGAATGGTGGGACGGATTAAAGACAGCTGATGAAATTTTAATTTCATCCATATTAGTACAAATGACTAAGTGGGAAATAGTTAAAAAAGTAATTGAAAGACTGAGACAAATAGGTTTAAATAAACTAGATAAATTGGCTAATTTATCAGAAGAAGAAATTGAAGAACTTATTAAAGGAGTTAATTTTTATAAGACTAAGGCTAAAAGGTTAAAGAAATTAGCAACTATAGTTAAAGAGAAAGGACTAGAAAATATAGTTAAGAATGAGAAAACTTTGAAAGAAATTGAAGGAATAGGAGACGAGACTGCAGAATCTTTACAACTTTTTGTAGCTAATCTTCCTGTATTTCCAAGATCCGAATATGCTTCTAGGATTTTAAGCAGAATTTTAGGTGAAAAAATAAGCAAAAAAGAAGCTAAAATTTTGGCTGAGAGTTATTTAAAAGATGATGTATACAAACTTAAACTTTTTCATGCTGGAATAGTTACCATTGGTAAAATTTTTTGTTTAAGTAAACCGAAGTGCAATAGTTGCATATTTAAAGATTTGTGTGCATATTATAAACATGTGGTGAAAAGTTGA
- a CDS encoding VP1/VP3 family protein, whose product MLLSVITGQVNSLTSGTSPSVTGTDVTFLNLVTLFYILVLVPAVASYKIYKE is encoded by the coding sequence GTGTTACTATCCGTAATAACCGGTCAAGTCAATAGCTTAACTTCAGGTACTTCACCAAGCGTTACTGGCACTGACGTGACATTTTTGAACTTAGTGACGTTGTTTTACATCTTAGTTTTGGTACCCGCTGTAGCCTCTTACAAAATCTATAAGGAGTAA
- a CDS encoding methylated-DNA--[protein]-cysteine S-methyltransferase, producing the protein MIVYGLYKSPFGPITVAKNEKGFVMLDFCDCAERSSLDNDYFTDFFYKLDLYFEGKKVDLTEPVDFKPFNEFRIRVFKEVMRIKWGEVRTYKQVADAVKTSPRAVGTALSKNNVLLIIPCHRVIGEKSLGGYSRGVELKRKLLELEGIDVAKFIEK; encoded by the coding sequence ATGATAGTTTACGGTCTTTATAAAAGCCCTTTTGGTCCAATAACAGTAGCTAAAAATGAAAAAGGATTTGTTATGCTAGATTTTTGTGATTGTGCAGAGAGGAGTTCTCTTGATAATGATTATTTTACAGACTTCTTTTATAAATTAGACTTGTACTTTGAAGGGAAGAAGGTTGATCTAACAGAGCCTGTAGATTTTAAGCCTTTTAATGAATTTAGGATAAGAGTATTTAAAGAAGTAATGAGAATAAAGTGGGGTGAGGTAAGGACTTATAAGCAAGTGGCTGATGCTGTTAAGACCTCACCTAGAGCTGTTGGTACAGCGTTATCCAAAAATAATGTTCTATTAATAATACCATGTCATAGGGTTATAGGAGAAAAAAGCTTAGGTGGATATTCAAGAGGGGTAGAGTTAAAGAGAAAATTGCTTGAATTAGAAGGAATAGATGTGGCTAAATTCATAGAAAAATAA
- a CDS encoding succinate--CoA ligase subunit beta, which yields MKLYEFEGKELFREVGIPVPKGIVTDKPIKWEGKAVVKSQLLEGARGKRGLVRVTENVEETINELMKLGVNKFLVEEFIPHEKEIYLSALIDRDVAEPIIVASPEGGIDIESSKNVKIFHIPIERGVRSYDVIKIEKYLNVKGLEPIIKGLYKLVTEYDAELAEINPLAVTVDGRLYALDSKVILEDNALFRHQDLLEKIGRSPSKDAYVELDGDIGIIGNGAGLTMATMDMVKLMGGSPADFYDVGGGADREKVKEAVLKIGSNPKVKKIIINIYGGITKCDEVALGIVDAYSLIKKPIYVRLVGTNEEQGRKILQDNGIKYYTDALSCIGDALRS from the coding sequence TTGAAACTTTACGAGTTTGAAGGAAAGGAACTTTTTAGGGAAGTAGGAATCCCAGTACCAAAAGGTATAGTTACAGATAAACCAATAAAATGGGAAGGAAAAGCTGTAGTTAAATCTCAACTACTTGAAGGAGCAAGAGGAAAAAGAGGATTAGTAAGAGTAACTGAAAATGTTGAAGAGACTATAAATGAGCTTATGAAGTTAGGAGTTAATAAATTCCTCGTAGAAGAATTTATTCCGCATGAAAAAGAAATCTACTTATCGGCATTAATAGATAGAGATGTTGCAGAACCTATTATTGTAGCATCACCAGAAGGTGGAATCGATATAGAGAGTAGCAAAAATGTAAAAATTTTTCATATACCAATTGAAAGAGGAGTAAGATCTTATGATGTTATTAAAATTGAAAAATATCTTAATGTTAAGGGTCTTGAACCCATAATTAAAGGATTATACAAATTGGTTACTGAATATGATGCTGAATTAGCTGAAATAAACCCATTAGCTGTCACAGTGGATGGAAGACTTTATGCTTTAGATTCAAAAGTAATTTTAGAAGATAACGCATTATTTAGACACCAAGATCTATTAGAAAAAATTGGAAGATCACCTAGTAAAGATGCCTATGTAGAGTTAGATGGAGATATTGGGATTATAGGTAATGGGGCTGGATTAACTATGGCTACCATGGATATGGTTAAATTAATGGGGGGAAGTCCAGCTGATTTCTATGATGTTGGTGGTGGAGCAGACAGAGAGAAAGTTAAAGAAGCAGTATTGAAGATTGGTTCAAATCCTAAGGTTAAGAAAATTATTATAAATATTTATGGAGGAATAACAAAATGTGATGAAGTCGCACTTGGAATAGTTGATGCGTACAGTTTAATAAAGAAACCCATATATGTAAGACTTGTGGGAACAAACGAAGAACAAGGAAGGAAAATACTTCAAGATAATGGTATTAAATATTATACTGATGCATTAAGTTGCATAGGTGATGCATTACGCTCATAA
- the sucD gene encoding succinate--CoA ligase subunit alpha, whose protein sequence is MNRNTRVLVQGITGKEGSFHTKQMLTYGTKIVAGVSPGKGGTTVHGVPVYDTIEDALKEHEIDASIVFVPAKYAPDAIYEAIDGGIKLVVVITEHIPVLDMLKIVKYAKTKGTRIIGPNCPGLIVPEESLIGILPPRPFKKGKVGIVSRSGTLTYEVAEMVKKDYGQSTVIGIGGDPIIGTDMIEIVKMFEEDPETESIVMIGEIGGTMEERVAKMKAEGKIKKKIVAYIAGMTAPREKRMGHAGAVVYMGMGTFESKIKALTEAGIPVAKTPYEIPKLLSS, encoded by the coding sequence ATAAATAGGAACACAAGAGTACTAGTTCAGGGAATTACCGGTAAAGAAGGCTCGTTCCACACCAAACAAATGCTCACTTACGGAACTAAAATTGTTGCTGGAGTAAGTCCAGGCAAAGGTGGAACTACTGTTCATGGGGTACCAGTTTACGATACTATTGAAGATGCCCTCAAAGAACACGAAATAGATGCAAGTATAGTATTTGTACCAGCAAAATATGCACCAGATGCTATCTACGAAGCAATTGACGGTGGAATAAAATTAGTTGTAGTAATAACAGAACACATACCAGTCCTTGATATGTTGAAAATCGTTAAATATGCTAAAACAAAAGGGACTAGAATTATTGGTCCAAATTGCCCCGGTCTAATAGTTCCAGAAGAGAGCTTAATAGGAATTCTTCCACCTAGACCTTTTAAGAAAGGGAAAGTTGGTATCGTATCTAGGTCTGGAACATTAACATATGAAGTAGCTGAAATGGTGAAAAAAGATTATGGGCAATCTACTGTTATTGGAATTGGCGGAGATCCTATAATAGGAACTGATATGATTGAGATTGTAAAAATGTTCGAAGAAGACCCAGAAACAGAAAGTATAGTAATGATAGGAGAAATTGGCGGTACAATGGAAGAGAGAGTTGCAAAGATGAAAGCTGAAGGAAAGATAAAGAAAAAAATAGTTGCATATATTGCAGGCATGACAGCACCAAGAGAAAAAAGAATGGGTCATGCTGGTGCGGTAGTTTATATGGGTATGGGAACATTTGAAAGTAAAATAAAAGCTTTAACAGAGGCTGGAATACCAGTTGCAAAAACACCTTACGAAATACCTAAGTTACTTTCTTCTTGA
- a CDS encoding UDP-N-acetylglucosamine--N-acetylmuramyl-(pentapeptide) pyrophosphoryl-undecaprenol N-acetylglucosamine transferase, which produces MSELLIIASGGGHTGFGRAIAEYLPFKPDFVIPENDKNSEEMIKNLARKIYYVKKGKEPSEGNTQFLKNIFKILSQSSKIEKYKVVIATGSNHSLIPSFIQYLKRAKIYGIESQDRIVTKGKAIRLISYFSKGIFLHWKEQKKLYPKKGIVVGPIVEKPKYKAEDGDYILVTTGSQGFKELFDRLIKLELENVIVQTGKIDPSIYKDKKPNWKFFSFDPDIEKWIAKAKLIITHQGKTAMEAVVMYKKPTIIVYNKSWIYAATKEDSRLYAEILGATFLDDPSTWDSDEVLLEAVEKAHKPKDYEIGTQKLVDLILSDLTRK; this is translated from the coding sequence GTGTCAGAATTACTTATAATTGCAAGTGGCGGAGGACATACTGGTTTTGGAAGAGCAATAGCTGAATATTTACCCTTTAAGCCAGATTTCGTAATCCCAGAGAATGACAAAAATAGTGAAGAAATGATTAAGAATCTAGCAAGAAAAATATACTATGTCAAGAAGGGGAAAGAACCTAGTGAAGGAAACACGCAGTTCTTGAAAAATATCTTCAAAATACTCTCTCAATCAAGTAAAATTGAGAAATATAAGGTAGTAATAGCTACTGGTTCAAACCATTCCCTAATTCCATCGTTCATACAGTATTTGAAAAGAGCAAAGATTTACGGTATTGAAAGTCAGGATAGAATAGTAACTAAGGGAAAAGCAATTAGACTAATCTCATATTTCTCAAAAGGAATTTTCTTACACTGGAAGGAACAGAAAAAACTCTACCCTAAAAAAGGAATAGTGGTAGGCCCAATAGTTGAAAAACCTAAGTATAAAGCAGAGGATGGAGATTATATCTTAGTAACAACCGGAAGCCAAGGATTTAAGGAGTTATTTGATCGTCTTATTAAATTAGAATTAGAGAATGTAATTGTTCAAACGGGAAAGATAGATCCAAGCATATATAAGGACAAAAAGCCAAATTGGAAATTCTTCTCTTTCGATCCAGATATAGAAAAATGGATAGCCAAAGCTAAGCTAATTATAACACATCAAGGTAAGACAGCAATGGAAGCTGTAGTAATGTATAAGAAACCCACAATTATAGTTTATAACAAATCTTGGATTTATGCTGCTACAAAAGAAGATAGTAGACTTTATGCTGAAATATTAGGAGCAACATTCCTAGATGACCCATCTACTTGGGATTCAGATGAGGTTTTACTTGAAGCAGTAGAGAAAGCTCATAAACCTAAGGATTATGAAATAGGTACGCAAAAACTAGTAGATTTAATTTTAAGTGATCTAACTAGGAAATAA
- a CDS encoding nucleotidyltransferase family protein has protein sequence MKAVILAGGYGKRLRPLTDDKPKPLVEVAGKPIIEWQIHWLKSFGITSFFVLAGYKKEALIEWISKNQQRLNVSIATLTEEEPLGTGGAIRRLKDFISDDFIVINGDILTNIDINKMVLKDCIVAIALVPLRSPYGIVSIDDNGKIIRFVEKPLLKEYWINAGVYKMKPEVFEYLPEKGDIEKITFPSLAEKGLLKGVTYENVYWRSIDTIKDYEEASVEIPEVFKKL, from the coding sequence ATGAAAGCTGTAATTTTAGCTGGAGGTTACGGTAAAAGATTAAGACCTTTAACTGATGATAAACCTAAACCCCTAGTAGAAGTTGCTGGAAAACCTATTATAGAATGGCAAATACATTGGTTAAAGAGTTTTGGTATTACTTCTTTCTTTGTGTTAGCTGGTTACAAAAAAGAAGCTCTCATTGAATGGATTTCAAAAAATCAACAAAGACTTAATGTGTCAATTGCTACATTAACAGAAGAAGAACCATTAGGTACCGGTGGTGCAATAAGAAGACTTAAAGATTTCATAAGTGATGATTTCATAGTTATAAATGGAGATATACTTACTAACATTGATATTAACAAGATGGTGTTAAAAGATTGTATTGTAGCTATAGCTCTAGTTCCTTTAAGGAGCCCATATGGTATTGTAAGTATAGATGACAATGGAAAAATAATACGTTTTGTCGAAAAACCCTTATTAAAAGAATACTGGATAAATGCTGGTGTTTACAAAATGAAACCAGAGGTTTTTGAATATTTACCGGAAAAAGGAGATATTGAAAAAATAACGTTTCCGTCTCTAGCTGAAAAAGGTTTACTTAAAGGAGTAACTTATGAAAACGTTTACTGGAGATCAATAGATACTATAAAAGATTATGAAGAAGCATCAGTAGAGATACCGGAAGTATTTAAGAAGTTATGA
- the thrS gene encoding threonine--tRNA ligase has translation MEEYKGVWLKAGIIYALNLASNGFKPVEVGLGERDFYVDVESDTTLTLDEAKKFATYNQYSYQLKDGYIEFNGNKIKVLGEPSSLEPKYFEILNISVHHPSPNVQYVRIRGVGFEKKEELDQYLKWLEEVSEYDHRIIGERLDLFSFPDETAPGLALFHYKGQIIRKELMKFMEEINESMGYQEVFTAEIYRSILWKTSGHYDYYKDKMVLFKMEDEELGLKPMNCPAHILIYKSKTRSYKDLPIRFSEFGLVFRWEKRGELYGLLRVRGFVQDDGHIFLTEDQIKDEVKMLVKKTIDVLSIFGFKGDDVRINLSTRPDESIGSDELWEKATNALVSALNELGIKYIVKEKEGAFYGPKIDFDIRDSLGRWWQLSTIQVDFNLPERFKLEYIDKDGSRKRPVMIHRAIYGSIERFMAILLEHFRGKLPTWLSPVQVRILPISKDVEDYALNLLSKLKENKIRVELDMSDETLSKRIKKAYDEGVPYMIIVGKKEREEGKVTVRGRNNVEIRGVKFDDFLKALLEEIRNRDLNQSAINKLK, from the coding sequence ATGGAAGAGTATAAAGGAGTATGGCTGAAGGCTGGTATAATCTATGCCTTAAATTTGGCCTCAAACGGGTTTAAACCCGTAGAAGTCGGTTTAGGTGAGAGAGATTTTTATGTTGATGTAGAAAGTGATACTACCTTAACATTAGATGAAGCTAAGAAATTTGCTACTTACAATCAATACTCCTATCAGTTAAAGGATGGATATATAGAATTTAATGGAAATAAGATTAAGGTATTAGGAGAGCCATCAAGCTTAGAACCAAAATATTTTGAAATACTTAATATTTCAGTTCATCATCCTTCTCCTAATGTTCAATACGTTAGAATAAGAGGCGTAGGATTTGAGAAAAAAGAGGAATTAGATCAATATTTAAAGTGGCTAGAAGAGGTATCAGAATACGATCACAGAATAATAGGAGAAAGACTGGATTTGTTTAGTTTTCCGGACGAGACTGCACCAGGTCTTGCTCTATTTCATTATAAAGGGCAAATAATAAGAAAAGAGTTGATGAAGTTTATGGAAGAAATAAATGAAAGTATGGGTTACCAAGAAGTATTTACAGCAGAGATATATAGATCAATTCTCTGGAAAACTAGTGGTCATTACGACTATTATAAGGATAAGATGGTTCTTTTTAAGATGGAGGATGAAGAACTAGGGCTTAAGCCAATGAATTGTCCAGCTCATATCTTAATATATAAATCTAAAACGAGAAGTTATAAAGATTTACCTATAAGGTTTTCAGAGTTTGGATTGGTTTTTAGGTGGGAGAAAAGAGGTGAGCTTTATGGATTACTAAGAGTTAGAGGATTTGTACAAGATGATGGGCATATATTCTTAACTGAAGATCAAATCAAAGATGAAGTAAAAATGTTAGTAAAGAAAACTATTGATGTTTTATCTATTTTTGGTTTTAAAGGTGATGATGTTAGGATTAACCTAAGTACAAGACCAGATGAAAGTATAGGAAGTGATGAATTATGGGAAAAGGCTACAAATGCTTTAGTTTCTGCCCTAAATGAGCTTGGGATAAAGTATATTGTGAAAGAAAAGGAAGGAGCATTTTATGGTCCTAAAATAGATTTCGATATAAGAGATAGTTTAGGTAGATGGTGGCAATTATCAACAATTCAAGTAGATTTCAATCTCCCAGAGAGATTTAAGTTAGAATATATAGACAAAGATGGGAGTAGAAAAAGACCAGTTATGATACATAGAGCTATTTATGGTTCCATAGAAAGATTTATGGCAATTCTATTAGAACATTTCAGAGGAAAATTACCTACGTGGCTCTCACCAGTTCAAGTTAGAATATTACCAATAAGTAAGGATGTGGAAGATTATGCCTTAAATCTACTCTCTAAGCTAAAGGAAAATAAGATAAGAGTAGAACTAGATATGTCTGATGAGACTTTATCAAAAAGGATTAAGAAGGCTTATGATGAAGGTGTTCCCTACATGATAATAGTAGGAAAGAAGGAGAGAGAAGAGGGTAAAGTAACTGTAAGAGGTAGGAATAATGTGGAAATAAGGGGAGTTAAGTTTGATGACTTTCTCAAGGCATTATTAGAGGAGATAAGAAATAGAGATTTGAACCAGAGTGCAATAAATAAATTAAAATGA